ACGTTCAGGACGGCGAGAAGCTGACGGTACAAGGCGTGGTGGTGTCCAAGACCCGCCGCACACCCAAACCGGGCATGTTGATTCTGGAGGCCGTATTGCAGGACGCCTGGGGGCAGAAGGTTCGCTGCACCTGGTTTTCACAGCCATGGGTGGAAAAGCAGCTCAGGGAAGGTGCACGTCTGATCGTCTCCGGCCGCGCCAAGCGCTTCGGACGTACCCTGCAACTGGGCGTGGAATACTTCGAAACTGAGGACGAGGGTAAGGACAGCCTCTCGATCAACCGCATCGTGGGGGTGTACGACAGCAAGGACGGCATCAGCCAGGCGTTCTTGCGCCGGGCAGTGCAGCAGTGCCTCGCGCGCACCGACCTCGGTGATTACCTGACCGCGCCGTCGCGTGCGCGCTACGCGCTGACCGACCTCGCCGACGCCCTGTCCGGCATTCATTTTCCCACTGACGAGGATCACCTGACACGCGCCATGGCGCGACTGCGCTTCGACGAGTACCTGTTTCTGGAGCTGCGGGTGCTGCTGCAAGGCGAGGAAGGGGTGCTGCTCGGCAAGCGGTTCTCGGCGAGCGAACAGGACATGTCGACGTTCGAGGCGTCACTGCCATTTCGCTTTACGGGCGCGCAGAAGCGCGTGCTGCTGGAAATTGCCGATGATATGCGCTCGGAACGGCAGATGGCCCGGCTGGTGCAGGGGGACGTGGGCAGCGGAAAAACCGCCGTGGCCGCCTGCGCGCTGTACCTCGCCGCGCGCGACGGCTACCAGGGCGCCTTGATGGCGCCCACCGAGATTCTGGCCCGGCAGCACTTCGCCAATCTGCAGGGCTACCTGTATCCGCTTGGCGTGCGGCTGGGCCTGCTGATCGGGGCGATGACCGGCAAACAGAAGGCCGAAATGCAGCGCGCCATCGCAAGCGGCGAAATCGACGTGGTGATCGGTACGCAGGCCCTGATTCAGGAAAGCGTGACTTTCAACAACCTCGGTTTGGCCGTGGTGGACGAGGAACACCGCTTCGGGGTGATGCAACGGCGCAAGCTGCTGCAAAGCCGCCCCGACGTGCTGGTGATGAGCGCCACTCCCATTCCGCGTTCGTTGGCGCTGACCGCTTACGGCGACCTGGAACTGTCCATCATCGACGAATTGCCCCCGGGCCGCACGCCCATCGAAACGAAGCTGCTCGCCGATACCCACCGGGCGCAGGCGTACGGTTTTGTGATGACCCAGATTCGCGAGGGCCGTCAGGCGTATGTGGTGGCCTCCTTGATCGACGAATCCGAGACGCTCACCGAGCTGATGGCCGCTTCCGCGCTCGCGGAGAATCTGCGTGGCCTGCTGCCGGAGGCGCGCATCGCGCTGCTGCATGGCAAGATGAGCGCCGCCGAGAAAGAGGACGTGATGGCACGTTTCCGCGCACGCGAATTCGATCTGCTGGTGTCCACCACCGTCATTGAGGTGGGCGTGGACGTGCCGAACTCGACCGTGATGGTGATCGAGAACGCCGAACGCTTCGGCCTCGCCCAGCTGCACCAGTTGCGCGGTCGGGTCGGTCGGGGCAGCCTCAAGAGCTACTGCATCCTGATTGCCGGAGACCACAGCAAGAAGACGCGGCAGCGTCTCAAGGTCATCGAGGGCAATACGGACGGCTTCGTGATCGCTGAGGCTGACCTGAAACTGCGTGGTCCCGGCGAGATTCGCGGCACCCGCCAGTCTGGCCTGCCCGACCTCAAGCTCGGTGACATCATCAGCGACGTGGAAGTCATCGAGCGCGCCCGCGAACTTGCCAAAGCGATGCTGAAAAGTGATCCGCAACTCGCGCATCCCCGCCTGAACGCACTCAAAAGCGAGTTGCAGGAACGGGCAGCGCAGGTGGCATACCGTGAGGTGATCTGAGCCCTGAATTGACACCGCGAGCCTGCCGCTCAGCCGCAGGTAAATGTCGGTTCAGCACTCGTTCAACGTCCGACCAAAACTGCTCCCCGCGCAGTGACATGTTTGCCACGAGTGAACTGACAGACTGTGAGTCATAAGCGCAGCTTTGAGCGGGCAAGTAGATCCGCGCGCAGCGAGAGGTCGGACAGGCAGACGCCCCGGCCTCTCCCTTTTTGCAGTCTCGTCTGCCCAGCGCCGCACGCTTACATTGGCCCTACACTGGCCCCATGGCGGACTTGACCCTTTCAGGCAAAAACGCTCTGATCACCGGAGCAACCGGCGGCATCGGCAAGGTCACGGCGCGCGAGCTGGCGCGGCAGGGTGCGCGGGTCACCGTGGTGGGTCGCGACCCCGTCAGAACTCGGGCTACCGTGGACGAACTGCGTCTTGCCACCGGCAATCACCAGATCGAAGGGCTGCTGGCCGACCTCGGAGTGCAGTCTCAGGTGCGCGCGCTGGCCACCCGTTTCCAGGCACGCCATGAACACCTCGACATCCTGGTGAACAATGCCGGAGCGCTCCATGC
The Deinococcus peraridilitoris DSM 19664 genome window above contains:
- the recG gene encoding ATP-dependent DNA helicase RecG; translation: MATVQELRDKLRKPLERELLTGCSNRVVAGGVEKLLEHLGKPFPQVREALRGYAAMDEDERGERLRAALALLSDAPRPSTERSTGARSAPPVTLDPTARLQPGDEVSKLDLGPGSVKKLHALGLRTVRDVLHHYPRKHEDRRALPNLQDVQDGEKLTVQGVVVSKTRRTPKPGMLILEAVLQDAWGQKVRCTWFSQPWVEKQLREGARLIVSGRAKRFGRTLQLGVEYFETEDEGKDSLSINRIVGVYDSKDGISQAFLRRAVQQCLARTDLGDYLTAPSRARYALTDLADALSGIHFPTDEDHLTRAMARLRFDEYLFLELRVLLQGEEGVLLGKRFSASEQDMSTFEASLPFRFTGAQKRVLLEIADDMRSERQMARLVQGDVGSGKTAVAACALYLAARDGYQGALMAPTEILARQHFANLQGYLYPLGVRLGLLIGAMTGKQKAEMQRAIASGEIDVVIGTQALIQESVTFNNLGLAVVDEEHRFGVMQRRKLLQSRPDVLVMSATPIPRSLALTAYGDLELSIIDELPPGRTPIETKLLADTHRAQAYGFVMTQIREGRQAYVVASLIDESETLTELMAASALAENLRGLLPEARIALLHGKMSAAEKEDVMARFRAREFDLLVSTTVIEVGVDVPNSTVMVIENAERFGLAQLHQLRGRVGRGSLKSYCILIAGDHSKKTRQRLKVIEGNTDGFVIAEADLKLRGPGEIRGTRQSGLPDLKLGDIISDVEVIERARELAKAMLKSDPQLAHPRLNALKSELQERAAQVAYREVI